Proteins encoded together in one Acipenser ruthenus chromosome 22, fAciRut3.2 maternal haplotype, whole genome shotgun sequence window:
- the LOC117431739 gene encoding homeobox protein not2-like has translation MEAGFLNGPSYPSTLPYSTCMLKTTCLPSTKIPEPGHIHRSSFSIESILSMPPRDLVHPKAGAGYWDPQPCVKQVQTYPGTPSPPVPMWIPGYPRQSPAYSPYCMGYRPQALHQDTRNQLMYNKGYEPDRKLVSRKNYVRRSCRRIRTIFTEEQLRRLEEVFSKQRYMTGTEKVLLASALRLTETQVKVWFQNRRTRWRKIQGGTSVGSADTCLAKSDGQGHDDHLSTGGEEEEDEFISVDEEDCWSQ, from the exons ATGGAGGCAGGCTTCCTAAACGGACCATCCTACCCTTCCACGCTTCCATATTCGACATGCATGCTGAAGACCACCTGTCTGCCGTCTACGAAGATCCCGGAGCCCGGCCACATCCACAGGAGTTCCTTCAGCATCGAGTCCATTCTTTCCATGCCCCCCAGGGATCTTGTGCACCCCAAAGCAGGCGCGGGGTATTGGGACCCCCAGCCCTGCGTCAAGCAGGTGCAGACCTATCCTGGCACCCCGAGCCCTCCTGTGCCAATGTGGATCCCTGGATACCCGCGTCAGAGCCCAGCCTACTCCCCTTACTGTATGGGCTACCGGCCACAGGCGCTGCACCAGGACACCCGCAACCAGCTCATGTACAACAAAG GATATGAACCGGACAGAAAACTCGTGTCCAGAAAGAACTACGTTAGAAGGAGCTGCCGGAGGATCCGGACCATCTTCACCGAGGAACAGCTCCGCAGGCTGGAGGAAGTGTTCAGCAAGCAGCGCTACATGACCGGCACCGAGAAGGTCCTCCTGGCCTCGGCGCTCAGACTCACCGAGACACAGGTAAAGGTCTGGTTCCAGAACAGGAGAACCCGGTGGAGGAAGATCCAGGGAGGCACATCGGTTGGCTCAGCCGACACATGCCTGGCCAAAAGCGACGGGCAAGGGCACGATGATCATCTTTCCACCGGTGGAGAGGAGGAAGAAGACGAATTCATCTCCGTGGACGAGGAAGACTGTTGGTCACAGTAA
- the LOC117431368 gene encoding beta-1,4-galactosyltransferase 7-like, translated as MMHSSRRKPVLYFKEENRSRVFFGVLSRKCSIFKLFCVCVVIGFASLLWLQLSCSGEVPRRGVEDGTLPRQPCPPERQASATDDPSWGPHKLALLIPFRERFEELMVFVPYMHSFLNKLKVRHKIFVINQVDHYRFNRASLINAGFLESGNDTDYIAMHDVDLLPLNEDLDYGFPDQGPFHIASPELHPLYHYKTYVGGILLLTKQHYQMCNGMSNRFWGWGREDDEFYRRLKAAGLQLFRPTGITTGYKTFRHLHDPAWRKRDQKRVASQKQEQFKVDREGGLSKLRYSVDSKRELTISGAPCTLINILLDCDLNETPWCLLS; from the exons ATGATGCACTCGTCTAGAAGAAAACCTGTGCTTTATTTCAAGGAGGAGAACCG GTCCCGTGTGTTTTTCGGCGTCCTGTCCAGAAAGTGCTCCATCTTCAAGCTCTTCTGTGTCTGCGTGGTGATCGGCTTTGCCTCTCTGCTGTGGCTCCAGCTCAGCTGCTCGGGCGAGGTGCCCAGGAGGGGTGTCGAGGACGGCACCCTGCCCCGTCAGCCCTGCCCCCCAGAGAGACAGGCCAGCGCAACAGACGACCCTTCCTGGGGTCCTCACAAACTGGCCCTCCTCATCCCTTTCAGAGAGCGCTTTGAGGAGCTCATGGTCTTTGTGCCCTACATGCACTCCTTCTTAAACAAGCTGAAAGTACGACACAAGATCTTTGTGATCAACCAGGTAGATCATTACAG gTTCAATCGAGCTTCCCTGATAAACGCTGGATTTCTGGAGAGTGGGAACGACACGGATTACATTGCCATGCACGATGTGGACTTGCTGCCACTCAATGAGGATCTGGACTATGGGTTTCCAGATCAGGGCCCGTTCCACATCGCGTCCCCAGAGCTGCACCCCCTCTACCACTACAAGACATACGTGGGGGGGATTCTGCTCCTCACCAAGCAGCATTACCAAATG TGCAATGGGATGTCGAACCGCTTCTGGGGCTGGGGCAGAGAGGACGACGAGTTCTACAGAAGATTAAAAGCAGCAGGGTTGCAG CTCTTCAGGCCTACAGGAATAACGACCGGGTACAAGACATTCAGACACCTACACGACCCGGCGTGGAGGAAGAGGGACCAGAAGAGAGTGGCCTCACAGAAACAG GAGCAGTTCAAAGTGGACAGAGAAGGGGGGCTGTCCAAGCTGCGATACAGTGTGGACTCTAAAAGGGAGCTCACAATCAGCGGGGCTCCATGCACACTGATCAATATCCTGCTGGACTGTGACCTCAATGAGACCCCGTGGTGCCTGCTGAGCTGA
- the LOC117431242 gene encoding transmembrane emp24 domain-containing protein 9-like has translation MEAVRTMKLCGLSVLLLNVFFSLTSALYFHIGETEKKCFIEEIPDETMVIGNYRTQLYDKQREEYMPATPGLGMFVEVKDPDDKVIMSRQYGSEGRFTFTSHTPGEHQICLHSNSSKFALFAGGMLRVHLDIQVGEHATNYAEIAAKDKLTELQLRVRQLMEQVDQIQKEQDYQRYREERFRQTSESTNQRVLWWSIVQTLILVVIGFWQMKHLKSFFEAKKLV, from the exons ATGGAGGCGGTTAGGACGATGAAGCTGTGCGGGCTGTCTGTTTTGTTGCTGAACGTTTTCTTTAGTTTAACGTCTGCCCTGTATTTTCACATCGGGGAGACGGAGAAGAAATGTTTTATCGAGGAGATACCGGACGAGACCATGGTTATAG gaAACTACCGAACGCAGCTCTATGACAAGCAGAGGGAAGAGTACATGCCTGCCACTCCCGGGCTCGGGATGTTTGTGGAAGTGAAAGACCCAGATGACAAG GTGATCATGTCCAGACAGTATGGCTCAGAAGGACGATTCACATTCACCTCCCATACGCCTGGAGAGCATCAGATCTGCCTGCACTCCAACTCCTCCAAGTTCGCCCTCTTTGCCGGAGGCATGCTG AGAGTCCACCTCGATATCCAGGTTGGGGAACATGCCACCAACTACGCAGAGATCGCAGCAAAGGATAAACTGACTGAGCTGCAGCTGCGAGTGCGTCAGCTAATGGAGCAGGTGGACCAGATCCAGAAAGAGCAGGACTACCAGAGg TACCGTGAGGAGCGCTTCCGGCAGACCAGCGAGAGCACCAACCAGCGGGTCCTGTGGTGGTCCATCGTGCAGACCCTGATCCTCGTCGTCATCGGATTCTGGCAGATGAAGCACCTCAAGAGCTTCTTCGAAGCCAAGAAGCTCGTCTAG